The stretch of DNA GGTGATCCAGCCGTTCTTCGGCGCGCTATCGGATAAAATCGGACGGCGTAGCTCAATGCTATGTTTTGGCGGGTTAGCGGCGGTGCTGACTGTGCCTATCTTGACGGCTTTGCAAAATGTTAGCTCGCCGTATGCAGCCTTTGCACTGGTGATGGCGGCGATGATCATTGTCAGCTTTTACACTTCAATTAGCGGCATTCTGAAGGCTGAAATGTTCCCACCAGAAGTCCGTGCCCTGGGCGTTGGGCTCTCCTATGCGGTTGCTAATGCTCTGTTTGGCGGCTCTGCGGAATATGTCGCTCTGTCACTAAAATCGATCGGCAGTGAAACTATCTTCTTCTGGTATGTTTCCGGGATGGGGGCGCTGGCGTTTGTGGTTTCTTTGCTGCTGCACCGCAAAGGAAAAGGCATCAAACTCTAGAAAGAAAAAGCCCTGCAGTGCAGGGCTTAAACATTTAAAGAATGCGGCTTATCAATCGGTCGATACGGATACGACGCAGGCGGCGAATCAGCTTACGAACTTTCACCGGATATTCGGCGATGCTTTGCAGATCGCGATAATGTTGAACGACCGTCGTATGGGTGCGGATAAGCTCCAGCTCTTTGGTACGAATGCCTTCCAGCTCTCTTTTCGGATCGTGGATCAGCAGGGCATTCTCCAGGTCCAGACGCCAGGCGCGCGGGTTAAGGTTATTCCCGGTCAGCAGCATCCACTCGTTGTCCACCCACATTCCTTTCAGGTGATAGCTGTTATCCCCGTCTTTCCACAAACGCACAATCAGTTGCCCGGTATTCACATAATACTGCAGGCGGCTAAGGAAGCGGCGCAGGTTAATCTCGTAGAGGTAAGGCAGGGCACCGATAATCTTAAACGGCTGATCTTCGGGAATATAGAAATCGTTGGCCGTTTTGTCGCCAACGATAATCTCAACCTGTTTGCCATCTCGCAGTAGCTGAATGATATTACGCACCAGCACCGCAGGCAGGTTGAAATACGGCGTGCAGATAGTGAGCTTTTGCTCGGCACACGGCATAAGATGGAAGATGGTTTTATTCAGCAGGCTGGATTTCCCCAGCCCAACCAGCGGCGTAACCGACAGCTGATCGTTGTCCGCATCACCCTGGAAGATAAAGCTGGCATCCCGTAGCTCCTGACGGAACAGGCGAATGTCGTTTTTGATTTCCGGGCTTTTTGGGCGTTCGGCGACGTCCAGGCGATGAACTGCCCTGCCATTCACCAGATTCTGGTTCACCCAACCATACATAATGTCCGCTAACGAGCGATTGCGGATGACCTGATAGCGGTCATAACGATACTTATCATGCTGATGCAGATAGACATCATTGAGGCTGGCACCGCTGTAGAAAACGCTGTCATCAATGATAAAACCTTTGAAATGCAACACGCCAAGCGCTTCGCGAGTATTGACGGGAACGCCGTAGACCGGAATATTTACATCCGGAAACAGCTCTGCCATGCGGTGATACCAGTCCGCATTGGTGTTGGTTGCGGCAACACCAATACGTCCGCGCTGAGCACGGTGCCAGTCAACCAGCACGGTAACTTCCAGGTTCGGCCGCTGTTGTTTAGCCTGATAAAGCGCGGACAGGATCCCATTGCCGCCGTCATCCTGCTCAAGATACAGCGCAATGATGCAGATGCGCTGCGTCGCGCCCGCTATTTTTTTCAGCAGCGTTTCGCGGAAGTCCGCAGGGGAGAACAGGGTTTCTACATCATCAACTGATTGAGAAAGCTTCGGTAACTGGGCAAGGTGTTGTTGATGTTTATTACGTTTAAATTTAGACAACATCACAGTGCTTATCTTCTCTTTTCATTGGATGGCCTTCTGCAAAATCCAGACGTCAGAACCTGCTGATAATACCACTACTGCCACGCAAAGTGAGTATGTTTTCCAGTACCTTACTCACGAATCTGCGCTTTCGCCCAGTGGGAGCATCAGGCTCACAATGCCATCTTCCAGCTGAATATCGACGCTGAAACCCAGTTTACGGGCCAGAGCAATCATGCCCTGGTTATTCGGCATCGTGATGCCATTTAGCTGCTGAATACCGTGTTGTCTGGTGTAGTCGATGAGTTTAGCCAACAGGCGGCGGCCCAGCCCAAGCCCTTTCAGGTCGGAGCGCACCAGCACGGCAAACTCGGCATCCACGTTATCCGGATCGGAAATTGCGCGCGTGACGCCGAGGATCTCATCGCTGCCTTTCATTCGACGAACGGCAACAAACGCCATTTCCCGATCGTAGTCGATCTGCGTCATATTGGCTAAATCTTCGTGGGTAAATTCATTGATCTCGCTGAAATAGCGATAGTAGAGATCTTCTTTAGTTACCTGGGCAATAAAGCGCTGCAGCTGAGGTTCATCTTCAGGAAGGATCGGGCGAAACAGGCAGCGATCGCCATTTTTGAGCTGTACAATCTCTTCCAGTTGATGAGGATAAGGACGAACGGCCAGGCGGGAATCCGCATCTCCGGTAAATTCGGCTAACTCAAGTGTGACATCTAGCAAAGTAAAGTCACTGCCGGAGGCTAACAGCGGGTGGATATCAAGCCGTACTATCTCCGGGCAATCGATGATCAGGTTAGAGACCCGCACCAGAACCTCGCTGATGCCGGCGATGTCCAGCGGGCGTAATGCGCTCCTGCTGCGGATCTTGCCGCTTTTAATCGCCTGAATAACAAGATAGCGGGCAAGATTCATGTTTAAAGGAGGGAGAGCCACGGCAGCCTGTCGCTCGGGCCGCCATTCTACGCCGCCTTCCCCCAGCATGATCAATGGGCCAAATACCGGGTCGTGCTCAACGACAACCCGAAGCTCCTGTGCCCCCGCGCGGTTTGCCATACTTTGCACCAGCAGGCCATGAATCCGCGCCTGCGGCCAGGTCATTTTTACACGGTCAATAATGGCTTCTGCTGCCTGCTGAACCTCACTGGCCGTCCGTAAATAAAGCATTACCCCCTGAACTTCCGACTTATGGGGAATATCCGGTGAGCGAAGTTTTAACGCCACGGGATAGCCAATTTGCTCGGCGATGTGCACGGCTTCCGCACTGTCACTTGCAATCCATGTTGGCAGCGTCGTTAAGCCATAGGCTTCAAGCACGGGCCTGACTTCATGAGTATCGAGCGTGGTTGCTCCCTGATGCAGCGCCTGCTGGATCAGGTGGTGAGCTTCGCCGGTGTTAGCCGTCAGGTTAGCGGGTAGCGCGGGGATCTCGCGGAGCTGCTTCTGATTACGGCGATACTCCACCATATGCATAAACGCCGTTACCGCCCCTTCCGGGGTTCGGTAGGTAGGGATCCCGGCATCGCTAAACAGGCGTCTGGCCTCCTGGGAGGAGAACTCACCGCACCAGTTGGTAAAAATGGTCAGGTATTTCCCGCGAGGGTGCCGCTGTAGCAAATCGATCAACGCGAGAGCGCTTGCGGTTCCGGGAGCGGCGGCGCTGGGAGAATGAATCACCATTAGAGCATCAAAATCATGGCTATCCAGCAATTTTTCTACGGCCAGCAGATAACGGCCGGGCGTTGCGTCATCACGGAGATCTATCGGATTTCCGGCTTCAACACCTGAAGGAAGCACTGCTGCAAGCGCCTTTGTAGTTTCTTCGCTTAACGTCGCCAGCTTGCCGTTTCGCAGCCATAGTTCATCCAGCGCCAGCGCCGCAGGAGCCGCCCCATTACTGACAATCATCAGACGTTCGCCGCGCAGAGGGCGCATATGGCTGAGGGTTTCAACGGCGGAAAACAGTTCATGCGTGTCCTGCACACGCAGTAAACCAGCCCGCTGAATTGCCGCATCCCAGGCGGCATCCAGGCCAGGATGCGTTTTCAGCAGGGTTTGGGCTTTGCTGCTGCGTCCGCTTTTGATAACCAGAATAGGTTTATTACGTGAGGCGCTTCGCGCGGCAGAGACAAAGCGACGGGCATCGCTAAGATGTTCAAGATAAAGCAAAATGGCGCTGGTTTTGGTATCTCTTGCGAGGTAATCAAGCAGCTCATCCACGTCGATATCCAGGCTATCACCGAGGGCGATAAACCAGGAAAACCCCATTTCACGTTGCTGCGCCCAGTCCAGAATGGTGTTTGAAACTGCGGCGGACTGGGAAATAAACGCCAGTTTGCCCTTTTGAATCGGTACCGGCGAGAAGCTAGCGTTCAACCCCTGCCAGGGCGCTAAAAGACCAAGGCTATTGGGGCCTAGCAGACGAATTTGCCAGCGTGCCGCGCAGGCCAGCAATTCAGGCAGTTGCTCGGGGGGAGCTGATAAGATAATGCAGGCTTTGCAGCCTTTGCTTCCCAGCTCGTCTAGCAGCGTCAGGTTACGGCCTGAATGGGTACAGATAATCGCGAGGTCGGGCGCAAGCGGCAGGCTGGCGATATCCGGCCAGGCCAGCACCCCGCAAACGGCTTTATGGGTTGGCGTGACCGGCATGACCGGGCCGTTGAACCCGCCGGCAAGCAAATTACGCATCATTAAATAACCGGCGCGATCGGGCTTTGCCGAAGCGCCGATGACGGCAATCGATTTTGGACGCAGCAGCGCTTCCAGGCCTCGTTGACTCACGACTCTCTCCCCTGAGTGATGTTCAGGAGAGTCTAAACGTTTTCTTCAACTTCTGCTGTGACGCTGCCCTGATGATGCGGTTTCCCCGCCAGATAACGCTCACGGAAAAGGGTAAAGTGCTGCGTTAGCCCTTCAGATGCATCGGTATCCCCCGCCAGTTCAAGCAAGGCTGCGGCGACTTCTGCGGTACAGTACTGGCCCTCGGCGTGCGCTTCTCGCAGGCGATAAGCAGAGGTAATGCTCAGGTCAACGGAAATCACCGGCAGCGCGTCGAGGTAAGGGCTTTTACGGAACATTTTGCGCGCTTCGGTCCAGGTACCGTCAAGCATAATAAACAGCGGTGGTTTCCCGGTGACTGGCGGCGTGGTCAGAACTTCCCGCTCTCCGTTAGCATAGGAAGCGGGAAAAACGACCATCGGCTGATAGTTCGGATTAGCGACAAGTTCCAGCAGCGCCTCTGGTGGCTCCGTGCGTGACCATTGAAACGCCTCTGTGTCCGGCAAAACATCGGCGATTAGCCGGCCAGTGTTGCTGGGCTTCATGGGCTCAGTGTCGAACATGACCAGGCAAAAGCGGCTACGCGCATTTTGCGGCTGAAGCGTCTCGCACAGGCAGTTTTTCAGCGGCAACAGGCAACGCTGGCAGCGGCGAACGCGATTACCACGGGCAAGAAATGGGCGAGTTGCACGGGCCAGGCGAGCAGCACGAAGGCGGAGAACGGCGTTTTCTGTCATTAATTAAGGCGGCTTAGCTAAAAACGCTATTCTAACGTAGATATAAAAGAGGGGGCTAAAAAATGCCCCCGCAGGATCAGATATTTTCGTCCAGCCAGCTATCGAACGGGGCTTTTGGCATCGCGCCATTCAGCATGTCAACGACCTGGCCATTCTTGAAGATCATAATGGTTGGGATGCTGCGAATACGAAAACGGGCGCTGAGCTCCTGTTCGGCCTCAGTATTGACCTTAACAAAACGGACTTTGCCGCTGCGCTCTTCGGCTACATCCTCAAATATTGGTGCGAAGTTAACGCACGGCCCGCACCACGGAGCCCAAAAGTCCACCACGACCGGCAGCTCGTCTTTCAGGAGTTTATCCAGCGTAGCCGTAGTCGCATTGACGACTTCTCCGTCAAACAGTTCATGACCGCAGCGACCGCACTTTGCGCCGTCATCAATACGGTCGTCAGGAATGCGGTTAATGGCCTGGCAGTCGGCGCAAACGGTATTCATAACTAACCTCAAAGAGAATGGTTGAAAATCGGTGTCATGCACCGTGGATGTTTCAAATATGTTACATATTATCGGCGAAGATGGGGAGGCCAACAAAGTGATTTATTCGATGAGTACAATAGTTATTAGCTTTTAAGCAAAGTTAATGGCTAACCCATGCCACATCAGGTAATCTGCGCGCTTCGCGCTCAGCCAGGTGGAGGAAAAATGAACGACGAATTTAAAGGTAAAAGCGGCAAGGTCAAAGTGATGTATGTCCGCGGTGACGACGATAGCGAAAAACGCAGCCAAAACCCGCGTACCGGGAAAGGTGGTGGGCGTCCTGCCGGTGCGTCACGTGGTGAAGGCGGCGGTCGCCGTCCGGCTCGTCACGATGATAAACCTCGCGGCGGGCGCGATCGTAATGAACGTAGCGACAGAGGCGATCGCGGTGAAGCGGCGTCCCCATGGCGCACGGTTTCCCGTGCCCCGGTAGACACTTCACTGTCGGCTTCTGACAATGAAGGTGCAACAAAGCACATCGTTGATCCGGAAGTGATTCGTCGCCAGCGCGCCGAAGAAGCCCGTGTCTACGGTGAGAATGCTTGTCAGGCGCTGTTCCAGAGCCGCCCGGAAAGCATCGTGCGTGCCTGGTTTATCCAGAGCGTTACGCCTCGCTTTAAAGAAGCGCTGCGCTGGATGGCGGCTAACCGCAAGGCTTACCACGTTGTGGATGACGCCGAGCTGGCAAAAGCCTCCGGCACGGAACACCACGGTGGTGTTTGCTTCATTATTAAAAAGCGTAGCGGCATCAGCGTGCAGAGCTGGCTGAATAAAGCCGGGGAAGAAGACTGCGTACTGGCGCTGGAGGATGTGGGTAACCCTCACAACCTTGGCGGGATCATGCGTAGCTGTGCGCACTTCGGTGTGAAAGGTTTACTGATTCAGGATGCTTCTCTGCTGGAGTCCGGGGCGGCAATTCGTACCGCAGAAGGCGGTGCAGAGCACGTTGTGGCGATCAGCGGCGAGACGTTTGGTGATGGGCTGGAAGCTTTCCGTAAAGCAGGCTACACCATCGTGACGACCTCAAGCCATCAGGGTACTCCGCTGTATAAAGCTGAGCTACCTAAGAAAATGGTGCTGGTGCTGGGCCAGGAGCGCGATGGCGTTTCCGACACCACCTTTGAAAATGCTGATATGAGCGTAGCCATTGAAGGTACCGGCAATGTTGAAAGCCTCAATGTATCCGTAGCAACCGGCGTACTGCTGGGTGAATGGTGGCGCCAGAATAAGGCGTAACCCGTTCTCCTGTTATAAAAAAACCAGCTTAATTGCTGGTTTTTTTTCGTCCAGAACTTAGCCATTTTCCTGTGGCAGCTGTGGCATCCAGTCGATGGGCTTTTCCCCGCGCTCTACAAGATATTCATTTGCCTTAACGAAATGCCCACAGCCCAGGAAACCGCGATGCGCCGAAAGCGGGGAAGGGTGTGGCGCGGTCAACACGTGGTGACGCTGGCGATCGATAATGCTGCCTTTGCGCTGAGCGTGAGCCCCCCACAG from Cedecea neteri encodes:
- the pssA gene encoding CDP-diacylglycerol--serine O-phosphatidyltransferase produces the protein MLSKFKRNKHQQHLAQLPKLSQSVDDVETLFSPADFRETLLKKIAGATQRICIIALYLEQDDGGNGILSALYQAKQQRPNLEVTVLVDWHRAQRGRIGVAATNTNADWYHRMAELFPDVNIPVYGVPVNTREALGVLHFKGFIIDDSVFYSGASLNDVYLHQHDKYRYDRYQVIRNRSLADIMYGWVNQNLVNGRAVHRLDVAERPKSPEIKNDIRLFRQELRDASFIFQGDADNDQLSVTPLVGLGKSSLLNKTIFHLMPCAEQKLTICTPYFNLPAVLVRNIIQLLRDGKQVEIIVGDKTANDFYIPEDQPFKIIGALPYLYEINLRRFLSRLQYYVNTGQLIVRLWKDGDNSYHLKGMWVDNEWMLLTGNNLNPRAWRLDLENALLIHDPKRELEGIRTKELELIRTHTTVVQHYRDLQSIAEYPVKVRKLIRRLRRIRIDRLISRIL
- a CDS encoding bifunctional acetate--CoA ligase family protein/GNAT family N-acetyltransferase; this translates as MSQRGLEALLRPKSIAVIGASAKPDRAGYLMMRNLLAGGFNGPVMPVTPTHKAVCGVLAWPDIASLPLAPDLAIICTHSGRNLTLLDELGSKGCKACIILSAPPEQLPELLACAARWQIRLLGPNSLGLLAPWQGLNASFSPVPIQKGKLAFISQSAAVSNTILDWAQQREMGFSWFIALGDSLDIDVDELLDYLARDTKTSAILLYLEHLSDARRFVSAARSASRNKPILVIKSGRSSKAQTLLKTHPGLDAAWDAAIQRAGLLRVQDTHELFSAVETLSHMRPLRGERLMIVSNGAAPAALALDELWLRNGKLATLSEETTKALAAVLPSGVEAGNPIDLRDDATPGRYLLAVEKLLDSHDFDALMVIHSPSAAAPGTASALALIDLLQRHPRGKYLTIFTNWCGEFSSQEARRLFSDAGIPTYRTPEGAVTAFMHMVEYRRNQKQLREIPALPANLTANTGEAHHLIQQALHQGATTLDTHEVRPVLEAYGLTTLPTWIASDSAEAVHIAEQIGYPVALKLRSPDIPHKSEVQGVMLYLRTASEVQQAAEAIIDRVKMTWPQARIHGLLVQSMANRAGAQELRVVVEHDPVFGPLIMLGEGGVEWRPERQAAVALPPLNMNLARYLVIQAIKSGKIRSRSALRPLDIAGISEVLVRVSNLIIDCPEIVRLDIHPLLASGSDFTLLDVTLELAEFTGDADSRLAVRPYPHQLEEIVQLKNGDRCLFRPILPEDEPQLQRFIAQVTKEDLYYRYFSEINEFTHEDLANMTQIDYDREMAFVAVRRMKGSDEILGVTRAISDPDNVDAEFAVLVRSDLKGLGLGRRLLAKLIDYTRQHGIQQLNGITMPNNQGMIALARKLGFSVDIQLEDGIVSLMLPLGESADS
- a CDS encoding tRNA-uridine aminocarboxypropyltransferase, which gives rise to MTENAVLRLRAARLARATRPFLARGNRVRRCQRCLLPLKNCLCETLQPQNARSRFCLVMFDTEPMKPSNTGRLIADVLPDTEAFQWSRTEPPEALLELVANPNYQPMVVFPASYANGEREVLTTPPVTGKPPLFIMLDGTWTEARKMFRKSPYLDALPVISVDLSITSAYRLREAHAEGQYCTAEVAAALLELAGDTDASEGLTQHFTLFRERYLAGKPHHQGSVTAEVEENV
- the trxC gene encoding thioredoxin TrxC, with translation MNTVCADCQAINRIPDDRIDDGAKCGRCGHELFDGEVVNATTATLDKLLKDELPVVVDFWAPWCGPCVNFAPIFEDVAEERSGKVRFVKVNTEAEQELSARFRIRSIPTIMIFKNGQVVDMLNGAMPKAPFDSWLDENI
- a CDS encoding tRNA/rRNA methyltransferase, which encodes MNDEFKGKSGKVKVMYVRGDDDSEKRSQNPRTGKGGGRPAGASRGEGGGRRPARHDDKPRGGRDRNERSDRGDRGEAASPWRTVSRAPVDTSLSASDNEGATKHIVDPEVIRRQRAEEARVYGENACQALFQSRPESIVRAWFIQSVTPRFKEALRWMAANRKAYHVVDDAELAKASGTEHHGGVCFIIKKRSGISVQSWLNKAGEEDCVLALEDVGNPHNLGGIMRSCAHFGVKGLLIQDASLLESGAAIRTAEGGAEHVVAISGETFGDGLEAFRKAGYTIVTTSSHQGTPLYKAELPKKMVLVLGQERDGVSDTTFENADMSVAIEGTGNVESLNVSVATGVLLGEWWRQNKA